From the genome of Meriones unguiculatus strain TT.TT164.6M chromosome X unlocalized genomic scaffold, Bangor_MerUng_6.1 ChrX_unordered_Scaffold_30, whole genome shotgun sequence, one region includes:
- the LOC132651504 gene encoding melanoma-associated antigen B5-like has protein sequence MPRGQKSKLQAQKKHQQARCEAHACGDAQETAEETAEAVEEYSAATQIQAEHESSSTPTAPQKITPSADSDESSSEESEQSKEREYPPEANLYTTILHQELLSRKVVELLQYLLHKYNLKQLTTKEEMLKVITKQLEKHFPEILRKASKKLEDTFAVEVREVNSSKPSYDLISKLKLPNNGRIRAGKGLPKTGFLMSILGIIFVRGNCVSEEAMWEILKSKQIYPGKKHPILGEPRKLLTQYLVKLNYLEYRQVANSNPPRYEFLWGSQAHSETSKTKVLEYLAKINKTTPGVISVLYKEAMTQEQEQAEARDENNSDATDQASEDSPVKLSAGSTIPIDI, from the coding sequence ATGCCTAGAGGTCAGAAGAGTAAGCTCCAAGCTCAGAAGAAACACCAGCAGGCCCGATGTGAGGCTCATGCTTGTGGAGATGCTCAAGAAACAGCAGAAGAAACAGCAGAGGCAGTAGAAGAATACTCTGCTGCCACCCAGATCCAGGCTGAGCATGAGTCTTCCAGCACACCCACGGCACCTCAGAAAATAACACCATCTGCTGATTCAGATGAAAGTTCCAGTGAGGAAAGTGAGCAAAGTAAGGAAAGGGAATACCCTCCAGAGGCCAACTTATACACTACCATTCTTCATCAAGAACTGTTATCGAGAAAGGTGGTAGAACTCTTACAATACCTGCTCCACAAATACAATTTGAAGCAGCTTACTACCAAGGAAGAAATGCTGAAGGTTATCACAAAGCAGTTGGAAAAACACTTTCCTGAGATCCTCAGGAAAGCCTCCAAGAAGCTCGAAGATACCTTTGCAGTGGAAGTGAGGGAAGTCAACTCCAGTAAGCCCTCATATGACCTCATCAGCAAGCTGAAGCTCCCAAACAATGGGAGGATTCGTGCTGGCAAAGGATTACCCAAGACTGGTTTCCTGATGAGTATCCTGGGCATCATCTTTGTTAGGGGCAATTGTGTCAGTGAAGAAGCCATGTGGGAAATCCTGAAGAGCAAACAAATCTATCCAGGGAAGAAGCACCCCATCCTTGGTGAGCCTCGAAAGCTCCTGACCCAGTATTTGGTGAAGCTGAATTACCTGGAGTACCGGCAGGTGGCCAACAGCAATCCTCCACGCTATGAGTTCCTGTGGGGTTCCCAGGCCCATTCTGAAACAAGCAAAACGAAAGTCCTGGAATATTTggccaagatcaacaaaacaacccCTGGTGTCATCTCAGTCCTTTACAAAGAGGCTATGACAcaagagcaagagcaagcagAAGCCAGAGATGAAAATAATAGTGATGCTACTGACCAAGCTAGTGAAGATTCCCCAGTTAAGTTATCAGCAGGTTCTACTATACCTATTGACATTTGA
- the LOC132651475 gene encoding protein BUD31 homolog: MPKVKRSRKAPPDGWELIEPTLDELDQKMREAETKPHEGKRKVESLWPIFRIHHQKTRYIFDLFNRRKAISRELYEYCIKEGYADKNLIIAKWKKQGYENLCCLRCIQTRDTNFGTNCICRVPKSKLEVGRIIECMHCGCRGCSG; the protein is encoded by the coding sequence ATGCCCAAAGTCAAGAGAAGCCGGAAAGCGCCGCCGGATGGCTGGGAGCTGATTGAACCAACGCTGGATGAACTGGATCAGAAGATGAGAGAGGCTGAAACTAAGCCCCACGAGGGAAAGCGGAAAGTGGAGTCTCTGTGGCCCATCTTCAGGATCCACCATCAAAAAACTCGTTACATCTTCGACCTCTTTAACCGAAGGAAAGCCATCAGCAGAGAGCTGTACGAGTATTGTATTAAAGAAGGCTACGCCGACAAGAACCTCATCATCGCCAAGTGGAAAAAGCAGGGCTATGAGAACCTGTGCTGCCTGCGCTGCATTCAGACTCGAGACACCAACTTCGGAACCAACTGCATCTGCCGCGTTCCCAAAAGCAAGCTGGAAGTGGGCCGCATCATCGAGTGCATGCACTGCGGCTGCCGGGGCTGCTCCGGGTGA